A genome region from Bradyrhizobium commune includes the following:
- a CDS encoding chemotaxis protein CheW: MSKKTQIGEGAMVEYVTAMIGGQLFGLPISRVQDVFMPERVTRVPLSSREIAGVLNLRGRIVTVVDMRARLGLPKPEDGKTAMAVGVDLRGESYGLLIDQIGEVLRLAEDGKEENPVNLDPRMAKLAGGVHRLDGQLMVVLDVDRVLELETKVQMAA; the protein is encoded by the coding sequence ATGAGCAAGAAGACGCAAATTGGCGAAGGCGCCATGGTCGAATACGTCACCGCGATGATCGGCGGTCAGCTGTTCGGCCTGCCGATCTCCCGCGTCCAGGACGTGTTCATGCCGGAGCGCGTCACCCGCGTTCCCCTGTCCTCGCGCGAGATCGCCGGCGTGTTGAACCTGCGCGGCCGCATCGTCACCGTGGTCGACATGCGCGCCCGCCTCGGCCTGCCCAAGCCCGAGGATGGCAAGACGGCGATGGCGGTCGGCGTCGACCTGCGCGGTGAATCCTATGGCCTCCTGATCGACCAGATCGGCGAGGTGCTCCGGCTTGCCGAGGACGGCAAGGAAGAAAACCCCGTCAACCTCGATCCCCGCATGGCCAAGCTTGCCGGCGGCGTCCACCGCCTCGACGGACAGCTCATGGTCGTCCTCGACGTCGATCGCGTCCTCGAACTCGAAACCAAAGTGCAAATGGCTGCGTAA
- a CDS encoding response regulator has translation MKTCLVVDDSSVVRKIARRILEGLEFEVTEAEDGSKALEICQRQLPDAVLLDWNMPVMDGFEFMGHMRRLPGGDQPKVVFCTTENNVAHIAQALSGGANEYIMKPFDKDIIADKFAEVGLIPVGQAMV, from the coding sequence ATGAAGACATGTTTGGTGGTCGATGATTCCAGCGTTGTTCGCAAGATCGCACGCCGGATCCTGGAAGGCCTGGAATTCGAAGTGACCGAGGCCGAGGACGGCTCGAAGGCGCTCGAGATCTGCCAGCGGCAGCTGCCCGATGCGGTGCTGCTCGACTGGAACATGCCGGTGATGGACGGCTTCGAGTTCATGGGCCACATGCGTCGCCTGCCCGGCGGCGACCAGCCCAAGGTGGTGTTCTGCACCACCGAGAACAACGTGGCTCATATCGCTCAGGCGCTCAGCGGCGGCGCCAACGAGTACATCATGAAGCCCTTCGACAAAGACATCATCGCCGACAAGTTCGCTGAAGTTGGCTTGATCCCGGTCGGACAAGCCATGGTCTGA
- a CDS encoding CheR family methyltransferase, translated as MTPTEYEYLRKFLRDHSGLDLSADKQYLIESRLLPLARKAGLSGIGELVQKLQAGSSALITNVVEAMTTNETFFFRDKVPFDHFRDTIMPEVIKARAGRRSVRIWCAAGSTGQEPYSLAMSLKEMGAALTGWRVEIIATDLSQEVLEKAKAGIYSQFEVQRGLPIQMLMKYFKQTGETWQINPELRAMIQHRQLNLLHDFAQLGTFDVIFCRNVLIYFDQDTKINIFNRLARQIEGDGFLVLGAAETVVGLTDTFRPIPERRGLYKPNDPRAAAAKPAVAGAAPPRMAVMAGR; from the coding sequence GTGACCCCGACCGAGTATGAGTATCTGCGTAAGTTCCTGAGGGATCATTCCGGTCTCGACCTGTCCGCAGACAAGCAATATCTGATCGAAAGCCGGCTGCTGCCGCTGGCGCGCAAGGCCGGACTGTCCGGCATCGGCGAACTCGTCCAGAAGCTGCAGGCCGGCTCGAGCGCCCTGATCACCAACGTGGTCGAGGCCATGACCACCAACGAGACCTTCTTCTTCCGCGACAAGGTCCCGTTCGATCATTTCCGCGACACCATCATGCCCGAGGTCATCAAGGCCCGTGCCGGCCGGCGCAGCGTGCGCATCTGGTGCGCCGCCGGCTCGACCGGGCAGGAGCCGTATTCGCTGGCGATGAGCCTGAAGGAGATGGGCGCGGCACTGACCGGCTGGCGTGTCGAGATCATCGCGACCGACCTGTCGCAGGAGGTGCTGGAGAAGGCCAAGGCCGGCATCTACAGCCAGTTCGAAGTGCAGCGCGGCCTGCCGATCCAGATGCTGATGAAGTATTTCAAGCAGACCGGCGAGACCTGGCAGATCAATCCCGAGCTGCGGGCGATGATCCAGCACCGGCAGCTCAATCTGCTGCACGACTTCGCCCAGCTCGGGACGTTCGACGTCATCTTCTGCCGCAACGTGCTGATTTATTTCGACCAGGACACCAAGATCAACATCTTCAACCGCCTCGCCCGCCAGATCGAGGGCGACGGCTTCCTGGTGCTCGGTGCGGCCGAAACCGTGGTCGGTCTGACCGACACGTTCAGGCCGATTCCGGAGCGCCGCGGCCTCTACAAGCCGAACGATCCGCGTGCCGCCGCGGCCAAACCGGCTGTCGCCGGCGCAGCGCCGCCCCGCATGGCGGTGATGGCAGGACGATAA
- a CDS encoding PilZ domain-containing protein: protein MAEDGKGAERVTFSRGYDVCIMAIDGTWRRDCKLNAISDTDAILTVEGSIQGLNLKEFFLLLSSTGLAYRRCELVRVNGAEMDIQFLRGKNRKKRGAASGHDAAA, encoded by the coding sequence ATGGCTGAGGATGGAAAGGGCGCAGAACGGGTGACGTTCAGCCGCGGTTATGATGTCTGCATCATGGCCATCGACGGCACCTGGCGCCGCGACTGCAAGCTGAATGCGATTTCCGACACCGATGCGATCCTCACGGTGGAGGGATCGATTCAGGGGTTGAACCTGAAGGAGTTCTTCCTGCTGCTGTCGTCCACTGGCCTTGCCTACCGCCGCTGTGAGCTGGTGCGCGTCAACGGCGCCGAGATGGACATCCAGTTCCTGCGGGGCAAGAACCGCAAGAAGCGTGGCGCCGCCAGCGGCCATGACGCCGCGGCCTGA
- a CDS encoding response regulator, producing the protein MPRSSLSPIPSNLPDVAERRALQLLVVDDDATQRSLITVAAKQAGHEVTVAPSVAEAIEKLRAARFDCVTLDLVLEDGDGIDVLREMAAAKFAGSVIVISGMDGKRRSAARSFARSVGIELQSLPKPLDLAALRISLANLGKTAMGLPAIHTWGGVASDAIVERHRA; encoded by the coding sequence ATGCCAAGAAGCTCTCTCTCCCCCATCCCGTCAAACCTGCCCGATGTCGCCGAACGGCGCGCGCTTCAGCTCCTGGTCGTCGATGACGACGCCACGCAGCGCAGCCTGATCACGGTCGCCGCCAAGCAGGCCGGCCACGAAGTCACCGTGGCGCCGTCGGTTGCGGAGGCGATCGAAAAGCTCCGCGCCGCGCGCTTCGACTGCGTGACGCTCGATCTCGTGCTGGAGGATGGCGACGGCATCGACGTGCTGCGCGAGATGGCGGCGGCGAAATTTGCCGGCTCCGTGATCGTGATCAGCGGCATGGATGGCAAGCGCCGCAGCGCTGCCCGCAGCTTCGCCCGCTCGGTCGGGATCGAGCTTCAGAGCCTGCCGAAGCCGCTCGATCTCGCGGCGCTCCGCATCAGCCTTGCCAATCTCGGCAAGACGGCGATGGGCCTCCCGGCGATCCACACCTGGGGCGGCGTCGCGAGCGACGCGATCGTCGAACGCCACCGCGCCTAA
- a CDS encoding response regulator transcription factor, whose protein sequence is MAEQTSRGEIFVVDDDPAVRDTLSMVLKGAGYEVICFADGAALLSVARSRTPAAVLLDVHIPGKSGLDILKELHGEDYPAPIFMISGQGDIAMAVGAIKSGALDFIEKPFRGSEIVGRLDEAIGAYARRQAENESPKFGTLHFPGREPLTRREREVLEQFAAGASNKEAGRTLGISPRTIEDHRANIMKKLGARNAADLIRIVMTAAQRAS, encoded by the coding sequence ATGGCCGAACAAACCTCTCGTGGTGAAATCTTCGTGGTCGATGACGACCCTGCCGTTCGCGACACCCTGTCGATGGTGTTGAAGGGGGCGGGCTATGAGGTGATCTGCTTCGCCGACGGCGCAGCGCTGCTCTCGGTCGCGCGCAGCCGCACACCGGCCGCGGTGCTGCTCGACGTGCACATTCCCGGCAAGTCAGGACTCGATATTCTCAAAGAGCTGCATGGCGAGGACTATCCGGCGCCGATCTTCATGATCTCAGGGCAGGGCGACATCGCGATGGCGGTGGGCGCCATCAAGAGCGGTGCGCTCGACTTCATCGAGAAGCCGTTCCGCGGCAGCGAGATTGTCGGCCGGCTTGACGAAGCGATCGGCGCCTACGCGCGCAGGCAGGCAGAGAATGAATCGCCGAAGTTCGGCACGCTGCATTTCCCCGGACGCGAGCCGTTGACCCGCAGGGAACGCGAGGTGCTTGAGCAGTTCGCCGCCGGCGCCTCCAACAAGGAGGCCGGCCGCACGCTCGGGATCAGCCCGCGCACCATCGAAGACCACCGCGCCAACATCATGAAGAAGCTCGGCGCGCGCAATGCCGCCGACCTGATCCGTATCGTGATGACTGCGGCGCAACGCGCGTCGTAA
- a CDS encoding PAS domain S-box protein, with protein MSAPAADDEDARSASSKTGQQGALGGPKANMTLATRLAIAMILLVAVTVAAVGWLGYRNISQAVIPRVLERVEAQSRLLATNLESYVAGARGDLLGYRSAAAINGLIRAHIGGGIDAIDGVSEQTWRERIATRLAAEIEAKPSYGQFRIIGLDDDQRELVRVDRSGPNGAARIVPNSELESKSERTYFREAMRLAPGEIYVSPIDLATRQGGTTTSHIPTLRVATPLFTPDGKPFGIIIANIDMRPALDRIRSTAGTGGEIYVVNLRGDYLVHPDPAREFDSLRGRPTNWRDDFPFFAIQAGKLEGSTQLTADGSGRPSGAAIAPALLAGKDWVAIIETVPPAVFGRVPAAIQKTSLLVGVLAVLAAASLAVLLARSLTRPIGRLTAAVEAIGSGRQADIPVDASGETGVLARAFARMVEETRAKTAALEREVQEHRRTEAARSHHEARERLFSAAVESSDDAIVMQSLDAIITGWNPAAARLYGHSAEEAIGKSTSIIVPPDRREQGKDYLQRIARGEPIERFETIRLRKDGTPVEISLSLSPIRGPSGEIVGVSGSASSLTEARRAERALQQQLEERRQLFDTSQDLIMIMNSRGHIVQISPSCEAILGYRPDEMIGRSGVDFIHPAHLDKSRDEMRALRRGGHPKLDDTRCFHKDGREVWLSWLGNWSDQAKRFFFVGRDMTEARHADEALRESEQLARNIVETALDAFVQTDERSTILNWSSRAEELFGWRREEALGKNAVDLTVAESERERVKLGLARFLDSASSQTLNRRRELMVRRRDGKEFKAELSVTALRRREGILFNVFYRDLTDKIASEERIRQAEKMEAVGQLTGGVAHDFNNILTVITGTIEILADAVAKEPELAAITKMIDEAAGRGAELTQHLLAFARKQPLQPREIDVNSLIIDTARLLRPTLGEQIQIESVFEEESCVAIVDPNQLTTAILNLALNARDAMPDGGKLIVETGAAYLDEVYASANDVPPGHYVLIAVSDTGSGIPANMLARVFDPFFTSKGPGKGTGLGLSMVYGFIKQSAGHIKIYSEEGHGTTIKMYLPPGKTPTAVGEGVTPASIEGGHETILVVEDDRLVRDYVLAQLHSLGYVTLQAANAADALAIVTSGKPFDLLFTDVIMPGKMNGRQLADEVLKTRPDLRVVYTSGYTENAIIHHGRLDSGVLLLAKPYRKSDLARIIRKALSG; from the coding sequence ATGTCAGCTCCGGCCGCCGATGACGAGGACGCCCGCTCTGCGTCCTCCAAGACCGGGCAGCAAGGTGCTTTGGGTGGACCGAAGGCCAATATGACGCTGGCAACGCGCCTGGCCATCGCGATGATCCTGCTGGTCGCGGTTACCGTGGCCGCAGTGGGCTGGCTCGGCTATCGCAACATCAGTCAAGCCGTCATTCCGCGGGTCCTGGAGCGCGTCGAAGCCCAATCGCGCCTGCTGGCGACCAATCTCGAATCCTATGTAGCCGGCGCTCGCGGCGATTTGCTCGGCTATCGCTCCGCGGCGGCCATCAATGGCCTGATCCGCGCTCACATCGGCGGTGGCATCGACGCCATCGACGGCGTTTCGGAGCAAACCTGGCGCGAGCGCATCGCAACGCGGCTCGCGGCCGAGATCGAGGCCAAGCCCAGCTACGGCCAATTTCGAATCATCGGTCTAGACGACGATCAGCGCGAACTGGTTCGCGTCGACCGCTCCGGCCCAAACGGCGCAGCACGGATCGTCCCCAACAGCGAACTGGAGAGCAAGAGCGAGCGAACTTACTTCCGCGAAGCGATGCGACTGGCGCCGGGCGAAATCTACGTCTCGCCCATCGATCTCGCCACCCGCCAAGGGGGGACCACGACCTCTCACATTCCGACGTTGCGGGTAGCGACGCCGCTGTTCACACCGGACGGCAAGCCATTCGGCATCATCATCGCCAATATCGACATGCGTCCCGCGCTCGACCGCATCCGCTCGACTGCGGGTACAGGGGGAGAGATTTACGTCGTGAATTTGCGCGGTGACTATCTCGTCCATCCCGATCCCGCGCGAGAATTCGACTCCTTGCGAGGCCGTCCCACCAACTGGCGCGATGATTTTCCATTTTTTGCGATCCAGGCCGGCAAGCTGGAGGGATCCACGCAGCTTACAGCCGACGGGTCGGGTCGGCCGAGCGGCGCGGCGATCGCGCCGGCGCTGCTCGCCGGCAAGGATTGGGTCGCAATTATCGAGACCGTTCCTCCCGCCGTGTTCGGCCGCGTGCCGGCGGCCATCCAAAAGACATCCTTGCTCGTCGGCGTGCTTGCCGTCCTTGCAGCGGCTTCGCTCGCAGTGCTGCTGGCGCGCTCATTGACTCGCCCGATCGGGCGTCTGACCGCGGCGGTGGAGGCAATCGGCAGCGGACGCCAGGCGGACATTCCCGTCGATGCCAGCGGCGAGACCGGTGTTCTGGCGCGGGCCTTTGCCCGGATGGTGGAAGAGACGCGGGCGAAAACCGCCGCTCTCGAACGCGAAGTTCAGGAGCACCGCCGTACCGAGGCCGCGCGAAGCCATCACGAGGCGCGCGAGCGCCTGTTCAGCGCCGCCGTCGAATCATCCGACGATGCAATCGTGATGCAATCGCTCGATGCCATCATCACGGGCTGGAATCCCGCCGCCGCACGCCTCTATGGCCATTCGGCCGAGGAGGCCATCGGGAAATCCACTTCGATCATCGTCCCGCCCGACCGCCGCGAGCAGGGCAAGGATTATCTCCAGCGGATCGCACGGGGCGAGCCGATCGAACGCTTCGAGACGATCCGTCTGCGGAAGGATGGCACGCCGGTCGAGATCTCACTCAGCCTGTCGCCGATCCGGGGCCCCTCGGGCGAGATCGTCGGCGTTTCGGGGTCGGCAAGCAGCCTGACCGAGGCGCGGCGGGCCGAGCGGGCGCTCCAGCAGCAACTCGAGGAGCGGCGGCAGCTCTTCGACACCTCGCAGGATCTGATCATGATCATGAACTCGCGGGGCCATATCGTGCAGATCAGCCCGAGCTGCGAGGCTATTCTCGGCTACCGCCCGGACGAGATGATCGGCCGCAGCGGCGTCGATTTCATCCATCCCGCCCACCTCGATAAATCCCGCGACGAGATGCGCGCGCTCCGGCGCGGCGGGCACCCGAAGCTTGACGACACAAGATGCTTCCACAAGGACGGGCGGGAGGTCTGGCTGTCCTGGCTCGGCAACTGGTCCGATCAGGCCAAGCGCTTCTTCTTCGTCGGCCGCGACATGACGGAGGCGCGGCACGCGGACGAGGCCTTGCGTGAAAGCGAGCAGCTCGCACGCAACATCGTCGAGACCGCGCTCGATGCCTTCGTCCAGACCGACGAACGCAGCACCATCCTGAACTGGAGCTCGCGGGCCGAGGAGCTGTTCGGCTGGCGGCGCGAGGAAGCGCTGGGGAAGAATGCGGTCGATCTGACCGTCGCCGAGAGTGAACGTGAGAGGGTCAAGCTCGGCCTCGCCCGCTTCCTCGATTCGGCAAGCAGCCAGACGCTCAACCGCCGCCGCGAGCTGATGGTCCGCCGCCGCGACGGCAAGGAATTCAAGGCCGAGCTGAGCGTCACGGCGCTGCGGCGGCGCGAGGGCATCCTGTTCAACGTGTTCTACCGCGACCTCACCGACAAGATCGCCTCCGAGGAGCGGATCCGCCAGGCCGAGAAGATGGAGGCGGTCGGCCAGCTCACCGGCGGCGTGGCGCACGACTTCAACAACATTCTCACCGTCATCACCGGCACGATCGAGATTCTGGCCGACGCCGTGGCGAAGGAGCCGGAGCTTGCGGCGATCACGAAGATGATCGACGAGGCTGCCGGGCGCGGCGCCGAGCTGACCCAGCACCTGCTCGCCTTTGCGCGCAAGCAGCCGCTGCAACCGCGCGAGATCGACGTCAATTCGTTGATCATCGACACCGCAAGGCTGTTGCGGCCGACGCTGGGCGAACAGATCCAGATCGAGTCCGTGTTCGAGGAGGAGAGCTGCGTCGCGATCGTCGATCCTAACCAGCTCACCACCGCGATCCTCAACCTCGCGCTCAACGCGCGCGACGCGATGCCGGACGGCGGCAAGCTGATCGTGGAGACCGGCGCCGCCTATCTCGACGAGGTCTATGCCAGCGCCAACGACGTCCCGCCCGGACACTACGTGCTGATCGCCGTGAGCGACACCGGCTCGGGCATTCCCGCGAACATGCTGGCGCGCGTGTTCGACCCCTTCTTCACCTCGAAGGGGCCCGGCAAGGGCACCGGGCTCGGACTCTCCATGGTCTATGGCTTCATCAAGCAGTCCGCAGGCCACATCAAGATCTACAGCGAGGAAGGCCACGGCACCACGATCAAGATGTACCTGCCGCCCGGCAAGACACCCACGGCGGTCGGCGAAGGCGTGACGCCGGCCTCGATCGAGGGCGGGCACGAGACCATCCTCGTGGTCGAGGACGACCGGCTGGTGCGCGACTACGTTCTGGCGCAGCTGCATTCGCTCGGCTACGTCACCTTGCAGGCCGCCAACGCGGCGGACGCGCTCGCGATCGTCACCAGCGGAAAGCCGTTCGACCTGCTCTTCACCGACGTGATCATGCCCGGCAAGATGAACGGACGGCAGCTCGCCGACGAGGTGTTGAAGACGCGCCCGGATCTGCGGGTGGTCTACACATCCGGCTACACCGAGAATGCGATCATCCATCACGGCCGGCTGGATTCGGGCGTGCTGCTGCTGGCAAAGCCCTATCGCAAATCCGATCTGGCCAGAATCATCCGCAAGGCGCTCAGCGGTTGA
- a CDS encoding response regulator — MANILIVDDDPAVQLTIRLLLERAGHHVTVAGDGHKGLALFEASRFDLMFLDIFMPGMDGLETMRHVRALHPTIPIVVISGRSITPDAYAEPDFLKMATKLGAVASLQKPFRADALLAAVDGCLKAGEPEGSDVSSGRR, encoded by the coding sequence GTGGCCAACATCCTGATCGTGGATGACGACCCGGCCGTCCAGCTCACGATCCGGCTGCTCCTGGAGCGGGCCGGCCATCACGTGACGGTCGCCGGCGACGGCCACAAGGGGCTCGCTCTGTTCGAGGCCAGCCGGTTCGACCTCATGTTCCTCGACATCTTCATGCCCGGCATGGACGGGCTGGAGACAATGCGCCACGTCCGGGCGTTGCACCCGACGATACCGATCGTCGTCATCTCCGGCCGCTCGATCACACCCGACGCCTATGCCGAGCCGGACTTTCTGAAGATGGCGACCAAGCTCGGCGCAGTCGCGAGCTTGCAGAAGCCGTTCCGGGCCGACGCGCTGCTTGCGGCTGTCGATGGCTGCCTGAAGGCGGGCGAGCCGGAGGGGTCCGATGTCAGCTCCGGCCGCCGATGA
- the araD gene encoding L-arabinonate dehydratase — MTRKITPDQLRSARWFAPDDLRSFGHRSRAMQMGYAPEEWKDRPCIAIINTWSEAQPCHMHFKSRVDDVKRGILMAGGLPVELPALSLSESLLKPTTMLYRNLLAMDAEELLRSHPVDGVVLMGGCDKTTPALLLGATSMNIPAIYLPAGPMLRGNWKGKTLGSGSDGWKYWDERRAGTLSDKDWLDIEAGIARSYGTCMTMGTASTMTAIAEAIGMTLPGASSIPAADANHIRMASECGRRIVEMVWEDLTPKTIQTRKAFENAIAVAMAMGCSTNAIIHLIAQARRAGQDIGLDDFEKASRNVPVIANVRPSGDAYLMEDFFYAGGLPALMGQIKPHLHLDCITVTGKMLGENIAHAEVHNDDVIRSVDNPIYKEGALAVLKGNLAPDGCVIKPSACAPRFLKHTGPALVFDDYPSMKTAVDDPNLDVTEGHILILRNAGPQGGPGMPEWGMLPIPTKLVKQGVRDMVRISDARMSGTSYGACILHVSPESYIGGPLALVQNGDRITLDVAARTINLDVPEAELAKRRAAWKQPERRFERGYGWMFTKHIKQANDGCDFDFLETDFGAPIGEPSIY; from the coding sequence ATGACCAGGAAGATTACGCCCGACCAGCTCCGCAGCGCGCGCTGGTTCGCGCCCGACGATCTCCGCTCGTTCGGCCACCGCTCCCGCGCCATGCAGATGGGCTACGCGCCGGAGGAGTGGAAGGATCGGCCGTGCATCGCGATCATCAACACCTGGTCGGAGGCGCAGCCCTGCCACATGCACTTCAAGTCGCGTGTCGACGACGTCAAGCGCGGCATCCTGATGGCCGGCGGCCTGCCGGTCGAGTTGCCGGCGCTGTCGCTGTCGGAATCGCTGCTCAAGCCGACCACAATGCTCTATCGCAATCTCCTTGCTATGGACGCGGAGGAATTGTTGCGCAGCCATCCCGTTGACGGCGTGGTGCTGATGGGCGGCTGCGACAAGACCACGCCGGCGCTGCTTCTGGGCGCGACCTCGATGAACATTCCCGCGATCTATCTGCCGGCGGGTCCGATGCTGCGCGGCAACTGGAAGGGCAAGACGCTGGGCTCCGGCTCCGACGGCTGGAAATATTGGGACGAGCGGCGCGCCGGAACACTTTCCGACAAGGACTGGCTCGACATCGAGGCCGGCATTGCCCGCAGCTACGGCACCTGCATGACCATGGGCACGGCCTCGACCATGACCGCGATCGCGGAAGCGATCGGCATGACGCTGCCGGGCGCCTCCTCGATTCCCGCCGCCGACGCCAACCACATCCGCATGGCCTCGGAATGCGGCCGCCGCATCGTCGAGATGGTCTGGGAAGATCTGACGCCGAAGACCATCCAGACCCGCAAGGCCTTCGAAAACGCAATCGCGGTCGCCATGGCGATGGGCTGCTCCACCAACGCGATCATCCATCTGATCGCGCAGGCCCGCCGCGCCGGCCAGGATATCGGCCTCGACGATTTCGAGAAGGCGAGCCGCAATGTGCCGGTGATCGCCAACGTGCGTCCAAGCGGCGATGCCTATCTGATGGAGGACTTCTTCTACGCCGGCGGCCTGCCGGCGCTGATGGGTCAGATCAAGCCGCATCTGCATCTCGACTGCATCACCGTCACCGGCAAGATGCTGGGCGAGAACATCGCCCATGCCGAAGTGCACAATGACGACGTGATCCGTTCGGTCGACAACCCCATCTACAAGGAGGGCGCGCTCGCCGTGCTCAAGGGCAATCTCGCGCCCGACGGCTGCGTCATCAAGCCAAGCGCCTGCGCGCCGCGCTTCCTCAAGCACACCGGGCCGGCATTAGTGTTCGACGACTACCCGTCGATGAAGACGGCGGTCGACGATCCCAATTTGGACGTTACCGAGGGTCACATCCTGATCCTGCGCAATGCGGGCCCGCAAGGTGGCCCGGGCATGCCGGAATGGGGCATGCTGCCGATCCCGACAAAGCTCGTGAAGCAGGGCGTGCGCGACATGGTGCGGATCTCGGACGCGCGCATGAGCGGCACGAGTTATGGCGCCTGCATCCTGCACGTTTCGCCGGAATCCTACATCGGCGGCCCGCTGGCGCTGGTGCAGAACGGCGATCGCATCACCCTCGACGTCGCTGCCCGCACCATCAACCTGGATGTGCCGGAGGCTGAGCTCGCAAAACGCCGCGCCGCCTGGAAGCAGCCCGAGCGCCGTTTCGAGCGCGGCTATGGCTGGATGTTCACCAAGCACATCAAGCAGGCCAATGACGGCTGCGACTTCGACTTCCTGGAGACCGATTTCGGCGCGCCGATCGGCGAGCCGTCGATTTACTAG
- a CDS encoding ribonuclease activity regulator RraA, with protein MSKLSEATRDKLKTVSTATVATALFKRGLRIQMIQDVYPLNPAQPTVVGEAFTLRYMPAREDLNTIDVFKDRSHPQRKAVEDCPAGAVLVMDSRKDARAASAGAILITRLMKRGVAGVVTDGGFRDSAEIAKLGIPAYHHRPSAPTNLTLHQAIEVNVPIGCGDAPVFPGDVILGDADGVIVIPAHLADEIANETFEMTAFEDFVTEEVGKGRGIFGLYPATDPQTLTDFAAWRKKNSR; from the coding sequence ATGTCAAAACTCAGCGAAGCCACCCGCGACAAGCTCAAGACCGTCTCGACCGCCACCGTTGCCACCGCCTTGTTCAAGCGCGGCCTGCGCATCCAGATGATCCAGGATGTATATCCCCTGAACCCGGCGCAACCGACCGTGGTCGGCGAAGCCTTCACGCTGCGCTATATGCCGGCGCGCGAGGACCTCAACACCATCGACGTCTTCAAGGACCGGTCGCATCCGCAGCGCAAGGCGGTCGAGGATTGTCCGGCAGGCGCCGTGCTTGTGATGGACAGCCGCAAGGACGCGCGCGCGGCCTCGGCCGGCGCGATCCTGATCACGCGGCTGATGAAGCGCGGTGTCGCCGGCGTCGTTACTGACGGCGGCTTTCGCGATTCTGCCGAGATCGCAAAACTCGGCATTCCCGCCTATCACCATCGCCCGAGCGCGCCGACGAATCTCACGCTGCACCAGGCCATCGAGGTCAACGTCCCGATCGGCTGCGGCGATGCGCCGGTGTTTCCCGGCGACGTCATCCTTGGCGATGCCGACGGCGTCATCGTCATCCCGGCGCATCTCGCCGACGAGATCGCCAATGAAACTTTTGAAATGACGGCGTTCGAGGATTTCGTCACCGAGGAAGTCGGCAAGGGCCGCGGCATTTTTGGGCTCTATCCGGCAACGGATCCGCAGACGCTGACGGACTTCGCGGCGTGGCGGAAGAAGAATAGCCGCTGA